The genomic interval CAACATCTTGTACATCGGGAGGGAGTTGATCCACAAGGTTTGCTGCCAAACGCGCCTTATCGCTACGTTCGTCCTCTATAATGACGTAGCCCAATGCCTCCATGAGTTCGTTCGTATCCATCTCCAATGCAATTGCAAGCGCTACCCGAAAGCCTTTATCATGGAGCGGCATTTTGTTTCGTCCGGTTTCCCAATGTGAGACCCGTGCGTGGCTTGTTTCTTGCCCCGAATTGGACAGACGTGCCGCTAATTCATCTTGACTAATCCCTAATAGTTTGCGCCTATCCCTCAAGAACTCAGTTGCGTCCATACATACCATTACATCATTTTCCTACGAAAAGTATACGATTTTCTATCTATAAAGTGAACTACAGATAGTTGACATTTATTGAAACAAATCGTATTATGTTACTGAATGTAACAATTGGAGATAAGATGAAAGTCCTGACGTTGCGGGAGATGAAAAAAACAGAGCGGATGGTACAGGTGATGGTGCGTCTACCATCCGCCACCCGGATGAAAATACGCAGTATCACTGAATCTCTTGGAGTAAGGGAATCAGAGGTATTGCGCAGTGCTATCATGTTTTTTTTGGATGAGTATTTTACTAAAAGTAACGAATCTGGATCAGAAAAATGAACCACCTGCGGCACTCATTGAAACGCATCTATTGGACTCTGATTGCCGCACTGCTGACCGCGCTAGTGCTTATTCTCGCTGTGCTGTGGATGTGAGTCGACACCAGCCCACAAGCCTCACGGGTGAGGGGGTTTGTGGGCTGGCATGGATTCATAAAGGAAAGAGGGAAATGGCTACGAAAACTAAGGAATTGAACCGAACAATGCTGCGATTAGGGCAGGAATATGCCGAGCGCTGGGGACATGACTGGCGTTATCAGGGCGCCGAGATCGTCTATTTCAAAGGACACTTCATGATCGTCAAAGGGACGGAAACACTCGCCACGAACCGCAGCGCGGATGTTCTGCACTGATTGAGGAATATGGCTCAATTCGCCAAGCGGCGTTGGTCTTGAACGTCGCAGACAACACAGTGAAAGACTTCATGAAAAGGCGCGGGCTACGGGTCGTTTACAGGCGCGTGGCAACCGTGCAACGGGGTGAAGGAATGATTCCCGGTGAGGACAAATGAGCCGCCACAAGCCCGCAAAACGAAGTTAGGGTGAGGGCGTTTTGTGGGCTTGCGGGGGCGCATTTGAGGGATAACCGTGACGGGCAACCTTAACAAATCAGGCATAGTCAAAGCACACCTACGGGGCAATGGGCTACTTCTTGAACTGAATTACTGGCAAGGATCGCGGCGAGGACAACCCGATAGCACCCCACTAGTCGGTCATCATGTGAAAGGGAAAGCAGATTATGAACCAAGAGTTACCCGATACAACCGAAAAGGAAATTGAGGAGGCGATGCCTGACACTGAGATTCATTTAGAATGGGAGTATCGGGGCTACACCTTCACACAACACTACGAGGAAGGCGATCCAGTCCATACGCCCCCATCCGCCCGGCGGCGAGCGGCGGCGGCGGCGGCGTCCATTGCCGATCAATATGGACTTGTGTTATTTCGCCCGCCGCGCCGGAATGGACGCGAGGAATGATATTACCACAAATCATACTAACTCCGCTCATTGTCAGCCTAGGTATTACGCTTGGACTAATAATCGTCTCACGCATTTTCTCGGTATTCAGAAAGGCGTTCAGCGAGATGCCTAAGCGTGATCACTGGTTCACCGAAGACGGTGATGGGGGAGATCGATCTTCCGATAGAGATTGATTTCGGAGAGGAAAAACCCAAACGGACGCAATGGCAACTTGTCAACAGAGCGTCACTTCAGGCAAGAAGACCGCTTTCATTTCCCTGTGAATTGGGTTAGGAGGATTGATGTCACTGGAAAGTTTGAAACTCTTGTGGGATGCACAAAATTTCGTCGTTCTGGACACAGAGACGACGGGGTTGGGTTGGGGTGCAGAAATTGTTGAGATCGCAATCATAGACTACCGGGGAAACATCCTCCTCAATGGCCGTATACGCCCACAGAACGGAATCCCTGAGGACGCCGCACGAATTCACGGAATCAGGGATAAGGATGTCTCTGATTGCCCGTCGTGGCAGAAAATTTGTGGTGAGGTGAAGGACGCGCTGATAGATCGCGATGTGATCATTTACAACGCCAAATACGATGTAGAGATGCTGCAATCCTCCGATATGGTCTGCGGACTCAAAAACGGGTGGATCAGCATAGCGCACTATGAATGTGCGATGTTGGGATACGCAGAATTCAGAGGCGATTGGAACCACTATCACCGAAATTATCGATGGCACAAGCTGACTGAGGCAATAAGCCAGATGGGATTGCCACCGATCCACGCCCATTCCGCGCTTGGCGATTGCCAGATGACCCTCTCGCTCATGAACCATATTTTCGGAGATCACTCATGAAACCCCAAGAGCTGATGCTACATCGATGCTCACCTTAATCGTATGGTGGATCGGCTTGAACGTCTTTTTGTTGGTTTGGTTCTGGACAGTATCAGATCGTTGAATGGAGGAAATATGGCAATCGAAATTCTTTTACTACCCACATTTCGGAAAATGTCGCATCACGAAACCATCACGGCGACACTCGATCCGGTGCTTGACGAACGTTTTCAAGAGTCTATCCAAATTCGGGCAACCGAACTGAGTGATCGGCTTGAATCCGGGTGGCAGATCATCCATACCTCCCAATGTATGGATGCCACATCGGTGAACGTTGTATTTGTCCTGTATCGTGCGGATGCAAGCCTTGAACTGGACGAAGTTCTTTTGCTGAACAGGGTATCGGAGATGGCAACATTGGAGGAGGAAATATGAACCATACCCGCTGCCCGCGTTGTGGGAAGTTTTCCCGCAACTTGGATGTTCATCACGATCCGCCCCGATCTGCGGGCGGCGCGGGGGACAACGCACCGCCGCAAACGAGGCGAATTGGCGACGAAATCTGAAACAATTCCGCGCCCAAAAACAACAAACTGAAAACTAGCACAGAACAACCGCCCGGTGCGCAAACGCCGGGCAACCAAGGAAACACTATGACTGATTATACCACATCATCAAATCCCGACGGGGAGTTACCCCTCGCAGATGAACGTGCTGTGAGCAGCCTCTTAGGATTTGTGGACTCCTACCCAGAAGATTTATACGTAAAAGTGTACCCCCGGCGCTTGCGCGATCTTATTCGGGGGATCGTCGCCACCGAACGGGCGAAGGGACATAGGAAATTCAAGGTGACGCGGGCAATGATCGCAGCGTTGGTTCTCTTGGGTTTTCGTGCCGACAAAAACGGCGAGTGTCACCCGGGATCGTGGACAAGCGCGGCAGAGGTGGGACTTGCCAGCGCGTCGGGCAGCCGCTACATGTATAAGCGCCTGAGAAGCGCTGGACTGGTATCTTGGGATTTTGACCACAACAAACGGAGTCGGCGCTTTCACGTTCCCCGAAATATCTTTGTTTTCGGGGTTGATTCTTACCGCGATCAAAACTTCGCTACAGGATCAGATCAAAACTTCGCTACAGGGTCACGACAAAACTTCGACGCAAACAAGAGTCATGGATTCAAGAACAAGAGTCATGAAGATGTGAACCCAACCAACCATGCGCGTAGCGCACTCCCTGTAGAAACCAATGCAGAAATTCAATCCCAAACCTACACCCGCACGCAGGAAGTCTTATATCGCAAACTGAGACAGATCGGCGTCACCAATAAAGAATCGGCGATCATCGCCGTCCAGTACCACCCCCAAACCATCGAGTCAGCGATCACCGACGCAAACAGACTCGATCAGCAGGGCAAAATCAAATCATCAGTGGGCGCGTGGGTGCGGGCGACGGTTGCCCGCCGCGCCGGGGGTCAGCCGTTGTGGTATGACCTTGCTGGGCAATCCGCCGCCCGTCAACTGATGCAACTCATCCCCCTCACATCCCCTTCAACACCCTCTCTCACGACGCCCCCCGCGCCGCAATCAATGCACCCCTCAAGCGCAACCCCATCAAAATCCTCATCAGACCCCCTCATGAGCGCCCGCTACAAAGTGTTCGTTTCACTCAAACAAGCCGGAGTCCGTGCCACAGAAGCCGACCTTATCGCTCAACAGTGGACGCCTGAGGATGTGACTCAGGTGATCAACGAATCGGAGCGCGGGCAGGTCGCCAACCGGGGCGCGTGGATTCGGCGCGTCCTGGAGCGCCGTTCGGGTCGTGAGATCGCCTACCCCTCGCCGTCCGAAATCATGAGACGACAGGCGGTGTTGGTGTCGATTGCAGACATGCCCACGCCCAACCCCTACCTCGCCAACCCGTATGACCGCTATGAGGCTGACGAGGACGATCAAGCCGAACGCCGGGCGATGCTCTTATGGGCAAACGGATTCGGTGAGCAGCCGGGCATGGACGCTGCGGACTAAACAAACGAGGGACGTATGAAAGGGATCAACCCGGTCACTCTACGCCTTATGGCGCGGCGTGTCACAGATTGTCGGATAGTGTCACAGGATATGACAGGAGTAATCGAAATGGGCAAGAAACAGACGGCAGCCAGAACCCTTCCCCATCCTACCGAAATTCAGGCTATCAGCCTTGATCTCGGAAATGGGTATTGCAACCTCATGGCAGATGGGGGCATATCAGCGGATTGGCGCTCCGTTCAGGGGCGGCTATCAGACGCCACTCGCTTCAACGATCTCCCATTTGATGACGTGATCAATATCAGCGGCGTATGGTGGGCGTTCGGAGCGGGGGCTTATACCTACGCTGCACGCTCCCTAGAAGACTTCCCCGCCACGAATCGTTACTTCAGCGAATGGTACAAGCGCCTCTTCACCTATGCTCTTCATCGCGCCTATGGGGTGCGGCTAGGCGAGGGCATTTTCTACCCCCGCGTGGTTTTGTCGATCCCGGCGGGCATTTTTGCCAATGAAGATGTCGTGCAGCGGGTTAAGGAATCCCTTGCGGGCGATTACCAGATCGGTACGACGCGGGGATCGGAACTCAGAGTAAAAATCGAAGATGGGAATCTCCAAATCATCCCAGAGGGTGCGGGGTCATACATTGCCACTGCAACCCAAAATCAGATCGTGCAATCGGGATTGTGGTACGTGGGGGATGGGGGCTACCTCACTTTTGACGTGATCGCCTTTCGTGACGGCGACTACGCACCAGATTTGTCGGTGAGCGACGCGGCGGCGGGAATGCGATATGTTGCAGCGGCGGTTTCGCGCAAGCTGCACGCGGCGGCGGGTAACGAGGTTCGCCCAGAAGACATTGATCCCTACCTCACCTGCGACGCGATCACTATCAACGGACGGGCATATCCCATCGGCGAACACCGGGCGACGGCGATCTGCCAATTGGTAGAACGAGTCGCCGGATTCATCACCCGTAGCATGTCCGGGCAAAACTTGACAGGGATCATCCTTACAGGCGGTGGTGCTGAGGTCTTGCGAACGGGCTTGGAGCAAGCCTTAGTACCCCTCACGGTGATCGTCGCCCCAAACCCACGCCGTGCCAACGTCTTGGGCGGTTTCGCCTTGATCGGAGGCTGATCATGATCCAGACAGAAGTTCGGACACCACGATGGACGAGGAGGTAATGATGCTGAAACATTTTGGAGTCTATCTGAAAGATGAGGTAGACGCGGACTTGATTAAGTACCTCGCAGCGGCGGCGAAAGCTAACCGCGTCGGCGAAACCATCCGAGCAGCATTGCGGGCATACATGGGCGGGCAACGGGCGGCGGTAATCTCCCCAACGGTGAACGCCGCCACCCCCGCTCCGGCGATGATCGCACCACCGTTGCCCGCGAGCGGCGAGGATGTGGTGAGTAAAGCGAAACGAGCGTTTTTCAAGTAAGCCATGCTCACCCTCCAAACGGCGGTAGACGAATTTCAGGTGGCGAACGCAGCGGATGGGTTAAAGACCGCCACCATTGCATGGTATCGCGTTCGTCTCTCAAAATTCGTATCGCATGTGGGAGGTGATTTTCACATTCAGGAGGTGACAACAAGCATGATAAGGGAATGGATCATCGTCTTGCGCGGGCGGGAAAAACTCTCAGCCGGGCATGGGTCGGGGCAAGTGAAAATTCATACCTTGCACGGTTATATGAGAGCATTGCGCCGCTTTTGGCGGTGGGCATGTTTGGAATATGACATTGCCCAGAACCCGATGGATCGGGTGAGGCTGCCCCAACGTCCGCGCCCTGAACCAAAAGCAATCTCTCTGGATGACTTACGGGCGATTTTCAATGCCTGCGATGACAGTCCAGAAGGTCTCCGTGACCGGGCGCTCATCGCCTTTCTGTGCGATACAGGCTGCCGAGCGGGTGGGCTGCTGGGACTCACCGTTGAGGATTGCGATCTGCAACACCTACGGGCGCGGGTTGTAGAGAAAGGGGATCGCCCCCGCATCGTGCCGTTCAGCACGTTCACCGCTTACCACCTCATCAAGTGGTTTGAGATGCGCCCTGCTGGAGGCGCTGTATTTTGCAGCCTGAAAAAGCGTCGGGGGCAGCCCCTAAGCTATTCGGGTCTTGCAAAGATTCTAGGACGGCTCAAAGAAAAGGCGGGTGTACAGGGGCGTGTAAACCCACACAGTTTCCGGCATGGGTTTGCCCGCGAATATGTGAGGAATGGGGGTGATCTGTCCTCATTGAGTAGGTTATTGGGGCATAGCGGGATTGGTGTCACAGCGGACTATTACGCGGTGTTCACCGAACCTGAACTTGCCGAATTCCATGCCAAATTTAGCCCGATAAGGAGTCTCAGTGAACACCATAGACCAGATAGCCCTTGAGTCTGATCATGAGGTAATCCTCAAATTGATCACCGAGGCGGAACGTCAGGACGGCTTACCCGTCGCCTTGATCATCGAGGATGGTGAGGTAAAGGTGGGGGTGATGAACTTCATTCCCGATAAGGAAGACTGGTTCACCACCCCGATACCATTGGAGGACTGGATTGACAAAGAGCAGAAGGGAAGAAGAAAATGACCATAGAAACTGTGTGTTATGTCTGCGGTGTGGAGATGTTGTGCATAAATGGTCTATGTCCAGAGTGTACATTGCGGGAATTTATAGACCCCGGACACGCCTTTGCCGCTACCTTTGGATCGCTTACCCCCCTCCCCGAAAGGGATGACGACAAAGGGGATGATATTGACAAAGGGGATGATATTGACAAAGAGAAGGAAGGGGCTTAAAATCCCATGACGTACCTGAAAAGGCTGCACGGCGTCGTCGCCAAGTGGTAAGGCAAGGGTCTGCAAAACCCTTATTCGTGGGTTCGAATCCCACCGACGCCTTTGATCTCTTTCCCTTCCCTTTCAACGTCCTACGCTTCTCCCTTTTTGCCTAATATGCCTATCTTTTCTTTAGTGCGATGGTACGCTGTTTGCCCTCACCCCCAACCCCCTCCCCTTGCGGGGGAGGGGGAAAGACCCTCTTCTGAAGGCTGCCCTTCGCAGACAGCCCTAAGCCCCCTCTAAGCCCTCTAAGACCCTAATACGCCTTGGCAAAGAGCGCCCGTTCTGTCGTCATTTTGCCAGTGACAATGCACGGACCCGACCCGCCCTCTTGTTCCAGCGGGAAGCAGCGCGACACCGCCTGATTTTCCTCTTTGATCTTCGCCTCGGCGTCGGCATCGCCGCTGAACCATGTGGACGCCCAACCATCTTTCAAGATTTCGCGGAACTTCCCATAATCGCCCTCCACCGTGTGGATGTTCGCGTTGCGGAAGGTCGTCGCTTGTGCCAGCAGGTTCGCCTGAATCTCACGCAGAAGGTCGTTCACCCGCGCTAGAAGCCCCTCACGCGGGGCGAATTGTTTGCCCGCCTTCCCCGGCACATCGCGCCGCGCAAGGGCAGCGGTGTTGTTCTGCACATCTTTCGGACCCACCTCCAAGCGCAGGGGGACGCCGCGCATCTCCCAATCGTTGTACTTGAAACCGGGCGTCAATTCCTCACGGGTGTCAATTTTCACGCGCACGCCGCCAGCTTTCAACTCGGCAAAGACGGCATCTGCCGCCGCCATTACCGCGCTTTTTTCGCTGTCACTCTTGTAGATGGGGACGATAATCACCTGAATGGGGGCGAGGCGCGGCGGCAGGCGCAAGCCCTGATCATCGCCATGCGCCATGATGATCGCCCCGATGATGCGCGTGGACAGCCCCCAAGAGGTTGTCCAACAGTACTGCGTTTGGTTGTTCAAATCGGTGTATTTGATCTCGAAGGCTTTGGCGAAATTTTGCCCCAAGTTGTGGCTGGTGCCGCTTTGCAGGGCGCGTTTGTCGCCCATCATCGCTTCAATCGTGTAACTGCGCAGCGCGCCGGCAAATTTTTCTTGGTTGCTCTTGCGCCCCGGAATGACGGGGATCGCCGCTTCGTTCACGGCAAAATCGGTGTAAACGCCCAACATACGGAGCGTTTCTTCCTCTGCCTCTGCCTCGGTTGCGTGGGCGGTATGCCCCTCTTGCCAGAGGAATTCCATCGTGCGGAGGAACAGGCGCGTGCGCATCTCCCAACGGACGACGTTCGCCCATTGGTTGATCAACAGCGGGAGATCGCGGTAACTCTGAATCCAGTTGGCAAAGCTATGCCCGATGATCGTCTCCGAGGTGGGGCGGACGATTAGGCGTTGTTCAAGCTGTTCACCGCCGCCAATGGTGACGACTGCCAATTCGGGGCTGAAGCCCTCGAAGTTCTCTTTTTCCCGCGTGATGAATTCCTCTGGGATAAAGAGGGGGAAATAGGCGTTCTGATGCCCTGTGTCTTTGAAGCGCTGGTCAAGCTCGCGTTGGACGTTTTCCCACAGGGCATAGCCATAGGGTTTGATGATCATGCACCCCCGCACAGGCGCATAATCGGCAAGATCGGTGCGCTGGATCACGTCGGTGTACCAGCGGGAATAATCCTCGCTGCGCGGGGTAATCGCTTGTGATGACACGGAAAGTCTCCCTCGGTAAAGGCTGCCGATGCGTCGTCATGATACACCGAGGAATGCCTTGCCGTGAAGGGCGGTGTTACAGGTCGCCGTCCTCTTCGCCGTCTTGCTCGTCCTCGGCAACACGGTAGAACAAGACGCGATCTCCGGCGGTGGAGACCCCCTGAAAGCGCTCCCGCGTCAGTTCGAGAATCTTCAACGAGAGGACGTAAGGCATTTGCCGAGGGAGGGGGGATTCCTGAATGAACATCGCCATTTTCGATTCGCCAGCAACACTGAGCCGATCCCCGCTGAAGGACCAATTCCCATGCATGTGCATGTGTACCCAAAGCCCCGTCAAATCGCTGATCTGGATTTCTGCCTCAGCGTCACGGTTGGGCTGAAAGGTGTATTCGGCAATGCCGCTCATGTAATGTTTGGGATTGTAGAATTTGACGAACCATTTCCCCGGCATCCATGAATCGACATCATATTCGGAGAGAATATCCTTGACGATCTTCGTGGGGTCAATGCCAAACACGCTGAGCAGCCCTGTCACGCCGTCTTCGTAATCGGCAAGCCCAATGCGAAACTCTGGGTGCTTGCGCAGTTCGGCAAAGGCTTTCGTCAGCATCACCTCTTGGCGGCTGACACAGTAAAGCGGCTTCCCGCTGGCGAGGACGCGCTCCACTTCCTCGCGAAATTCCGGCGAGACAAGGGCGGCAGGCGAGACAAACACAACAATTGAATCGGCATTGTGCATCCCCTCACGCATTGCCTCGCGGCGTTGTTCGGGGGTTAGCTCGCCCGTTGTGTCGGGGGCTTCGACAAAGACATCCAAACCACGTTTCATCAGGTCAAGCGCCAAGCGGTGGGCGCTGCGGTTATCACCGGGAGCGTGGGCAATAAAGACGCGCATTCAGGGCAGACTCCTTTGTTGATCAAGGGTTTACGATAGGTCGGGTTTCCGTCTTAAGGGCGTTGGAAACTCGTTTGTGCCAAATCACAAAACCATCTCAGATCCATTTTGGATAGTTTTGATCTATGAAATTTTCCCGAAGATTCGGCAAGATGCATAACAGTCCCTTCAGAAATCGATTATACTATTGTCACCGGGCTAAGGATTTTATAGGCGGCGCTTCGCGTCCCAAGAGCAACGATTATGACTTATGAAAGCGCGTCTCACGATTACGATTTTACCAAGCAAACACGGGTAGACCGCCTTTCCATCCTGTGGAAAGTGACTGTGGGCGGGGCGGGGCTGCTCCTCTGGCTGGCGTTGATTATGTCCGCCTTGCAGCAGGCAGTTGTCCTTGAAGTGCTGCTGCCGATTGGGATTGTCATTGGCGGCTCGCTGCTGTGCGGAACATTCCTACGGCGGGGGCGTTATGATGTGGCGGGGTGGGTTTACACACTAGGGATTATGGCGGCGGTGGCACTTATGATCCTCCCGCCGACGGGTCCTAGTGCCATCCGCCGCGATCTGATCCCCTTCATCTTGCCCATCGTCATTTTGCTGGTGGGGCTGCTCCTTTCAGCACGCAGCACGCTCATAGCCCTGGCGCTGGCGCTGGCTATCGTCATTATCATCCCTTCGCTTGGCTCACCCTTTCGGATGGAGGGGCATCAGGCGTTCGCCGTCGTCTTGATCCTTGTGGCGGCGGGGTTGGCA from Anaerolineales bacterium carries:
- a CDS encoding helix-turn-helix transcriptional regulator — protein: MDATEFLRDRRKLLGISQDELAARLSNSGQETSHARVSHWETGRNKMPLHDKGFRVALAIALEMDTNELMEALGYVIIEDERSDKARLAANLVDQLPPDVQDVAIDQLTSLYNRFAVKAGR
- a CDS encoding 3'-5' exonuclease, translated to MSLESLKLLWDAQNFVVLDTETTGLGWGAEIVEIAIIDYRGNILLNGRIRPQNGIPEDAARIHGIRDKDVSDCPSWQKICGEVKDALIDRDVIIYNAKYDVEMLQSSDMVCGLKNGWISIAHYECAMLGYAEFRGDWNHYHRNYRWHKLTEAISQMGLPPIHAHSALGDCQMTLSLMNHIFGDHS
- a CDS encoding ParM/StbA family protein, with amino-acid sequence MTGVIEMGKKQTAARTLPHPTEIQAISLDLGNGYCNLMADGGISADWRSVQGRLSDATRFNDLPFDDVINISGVWWAFGAGAYTYAARSLEDFPATNRYFSEWYKRLFTYALHRAYGVRLGEGIFYPRVVLSIPAGIFANEDVVQRVKESLAGDYQIGTTRGSELRVKIEDGNLQIIPEGAGSYIATATQNQIVQSGLWYVGDGGYLTFDVIAFRDGDYAPDLSVSDAAAGMRYVAAAVSRKLHAAAGNEVRPEDIDPYLTCDAITINGRAYPIGEHRATAICQLVERVAGFITRSMSGQNLTGIILTGGGAEVLRTGLEQALVPLTVIVAPNPRRANVLGGFALIGG
- a CDS encoding tyrosine-type recombinase/integrase yields the protein MLTLQTAVDEFQVANAADGLKTATIAWYRVRLSKFVSHVGGDFHIQEVTTSMIREWIIVLRGREKLSAGHGSGQVKIHTLHGYMRALRRFWRWACLEYDIAQNPMDRVRLPQRPRPEPKAISLDDLRAIFNACDDSPEGLRDRALIAFLCDTGCRAGGLLGLTVEDCDLQHLRARVVEKGDRPRIVPFSTFTAYHLIKWFEMRPAGGAVFCSLKKRRGQPLSYSGLAKILGRLKEKAGVQGRVNPHSFRHGFAREYVRNGGDLSSLSRLLGHSGIGVTADYYAVFTEPELAEFHAKFSPIRSLSEHHRPDSP
- a CDS encoding proline--tRNA ligase; this encodes MSSQAITPRSEDYSRWYTDVIQRTDLADYAPVRGCMIIKPYGYALWENVQRELDQRFKDTGHQNAYFPLFIPEEFITREKENFEGFSPELAVVTIGGGEQLEQRLIVRPTSETIIGHSFANWIQSYRDLPLLINQWANVVRWEMRTRLFLRTMEFLWQEGHTAHATEAEAEEETLRMLGVYTDFAVNEAAIPVIPGRKSNQEKFAGALRSYTIEAMMGDKRALQSGTSHNLGQNFAKAFEIKYTDLNNQTQYCWTTSWGLSTRIIGAIIMAHGDDQGLRLPPRLAPIQVIIVPIYKSDSEKSAVMAAADAVFAELKAGGVRVKIDTREELTPGFKYNDWEMRGVPLRLEVGPKDVQNNTAALARRDVPGKAGKQFAPREGLLARVNDLLREIQANLLAQATTFRNANIHTVEGDYGKFREILKDGWASTWFSGDADAEAKIKEENQAVSRCFPLEQEGGSGPCIVTGKMTTERALFAKAY
- a CDS encoding toll/interleukin-1 receptor domain-containing protein, with the translated sequence MRVFIAHAPGDNRSAHRLALDLMKRGLDVFVEAPDTTGELTPEQRREAMREGMHNADSIVVFVSPAALVSPEFREEVERVLASGKPLYCVSRQEVMLTKAFAELRKHPEFRIGLADYEDGVTGLLSVFGIDPTKIVKDILSEYDVDSWMPGKWFVKFYNPKHYMSGIAEYTFQPNRDAEAEIQISDLTGLWVHMHMHGNWSFSGDRLSVAGESKMAMFIQESPLPRQMPYVLSLKILELTRERFQGVSTAGDRVLFYRVAEDEQDGEEDGDL